The genome window TAATTATCGATTACTGTTTGAGTAACTCGTGAATTGTAGGCTAATTCATTTTTATTTTTACGAAACTCTATTACAGCTGAGCTCGGTGTGTAGCCGTCTTTAAATACTAAACCTGAGGCTTCAAGGTATTTACCTGCAAGTCTTAGATTCGATTGACCCGATAAAATTACTTTACCGTTAGTTTCAGCGGTCAATAAAATAGGAGAGTTTTTTGTACCTTGGCCTTCAAGTAGGATTTCGAAGTCAGACCAAGTACCATTTTTAAGTACTACTTTGTCGCCAGCAACTAGATTAGCTGCGATATCATTAAAAGCTTGTTTACTTTCTACAAAATAATCTTTGGCCGCTATTTGTGTGGATATGCAACCGATGAGAACTAGACTAAGCTTTATTGTGTTAATCAAACGCATAGTTAACTCTTTTTCGTTGTGACTGAAAGTAGTGCTTCATCAGAATTTAAAAAAGCTGACATTGCACAAAGACTTTAGTCAATTGGTGTCATGTGTGTTAAAGCGCCTTAAGCCAAAAGCTTAAAGCGCTCAATAAGGTCGAGAAGTATTACTTTTCTAGCTTTTTGAAGTAATCAAAAATTTCAGGAACGTTACCTTGACCCATACCAGCGTCAAACGCTGCTTGTAGGTTAGCTGATGAACCTTCAGCGATTTTTGATTCAGTACCTAGGTCTTCTACCATTTGTAGGAAGTAGCCTAAATCTTTGTTTGCATTAGCAATCGAGAAACCAAGGTCGCTAACATTATCAACTGCATAGTTTTTACAAAATTGCATAAACGGTGAATTAGATGGACCAGTCGACATGATGTCAAAAAGTTGTTGACGGTCAACACCAGCAAGCTCTGCAACTGCAAATGCTTGTGACATAGCACATACTGTAGTCATGCCCATGAAGTTGTTGATAAGCTTAGTTGTATGACCTGCACCTAGCTCGCCAAGATGGAAAACGTTTTCACCTTGATCTTCTAGTACTGGTTTAACTTTATTGAATGTATCAATATCGCCTGCAGCCATGATGTTTAAAAGGCCGTCTTTAGCATGTGCTGGTGTACGACCAAGAGGAGCATCAATCATGCCTGCGCCTTTAGCTGCTAAATCAGCACCAATTTTTTTAGTAGATGATGGAATAGAAGTACCAAAATCAACTAGTACTGCACCTTCTTTAATACCCGCTAGGATACCGTCTTCTGCATAAATGATTTTTTCTACAACGGCAGAAGTTGTAAGACAAAACATAACAATATCTGAACCTTCAGCTAGCTCTTTAGCAGTGCTTGCTGTTTTTGCGCCTCTAGCGACACATGCTGCAACCGCATCTTTGCTAAGGTCCATAACAATTAGCTCATAGCCTTTGTTTTGTAAATTTTCGGCCATGTTGCCGCCCATTAAGCCTAAGCCGATGAAACCGATGACTGGTTTTGACATGAATAACTCCTAAATATGTGGCGCATACTTTTATAAGA of Pseudoalteromonas arctica A 37-1-2 contains these proteins:
- a CDS encoding NAD(P)-dependent oxidoreductase, which gives rise to MSKPVIGFIGLGLMGGNMAENLQNKGYELIVMDLSKDAVAACVARGAKTASTAKELAEGSDIVMFCLTTSAVVEKIIYAEDGILAGIKEGAVLVDFGTSIPSSTKKIGADLAAKGAGMIDAPLGRTPAHAKDGLLNIMAAGDIDTFNKVKPVLEDQGENVFHLGELGAGHTTKLINNFMGMTTVCAMSQAFAVAELAGVDRQQLFDIMSTGPSNSPFMQFCKNYAVDNVSDLGFSIANANKDLGYFLQMVEDLGTESKIAEGSSANLQAAFDAGMGQGNVPEIFDYFKKLEK